One Onthophagus taurus isolate NC chromosome 11, IU_Otau_3.0, whole genome shotgun sequence genomic window carries:
- the LOC111429483 gene encoding uncharacterized protein, with product MEETTYDFVVVSDSEDNIVQSSVESISLCSKQNKYDTDSAKMDSCSSNSFDKENQMLQQSKQQFRKLNCVKRNEEDVVDSTENMVTMKHTSLYASSTENLHISNKNTEKAAQPDSTTNDKVQLTRPHFEISKQMFRSKSCLKLPRHEKLKKKPSKFLSDLVPTNIQNSKSKYRNIKLNSRYNKKSTIQQSKRRSNAKRRHGKSNNNFTIYKKPHLIDLPDNPTKIYATLSPNDPRSNYRNKVISNPHIIGNKRRKTEDYQNYHSKMCASKVRKEETRKKLSLFDMNRIGKGRCKTEPSFSTNKNSKIHFVMETTERVMIDHIKPFSIKTPGKHKAKLLIHPKECYQRATILEPINVQSEPKIIKTTPNIKELTTKFVEYITLFCLTTKNIKLISTFNGEDQTLISYLEGVKKTFRNSCKLIPYSNIDIKEIITKVHKKIILANIGCSQLDIISALKITFVDVAYGLGKEIMRLLKDNSDSIFIKDEMIDDDCVIIDFKNEVDVSSTTPTSPNIIQSQNQIEESNNQMDMPILVNTNTTNNINPDTVSNLNKVLTSNPQVVQLPSLNDKYSSCPRLQEPQTVHFEYINQPNNNNQQTVNGTFNPHIAFNQIVPQQQTLQQQTHQQVSYHSPECQPQRINEVVYQSHTHRNVYNQQLAASSQNQNITQTNPFGMSGGIAVRKDLFTLNSSQPLRSNCTAPQIRKKTGQMQRSVRSMDNLKNSLNTAPLLLCSTCNMRAFYKCSCKKKMYCSFNCEKKDWIAHRYEHIYHYHRV from the exons ATGGAAGAAACAACATATGATTTTGTGGTTGTAAGTGATTCCGAGGATAACATTGTACAATCGAGCGTGGAATCCATCTCTCTATGtagtaaacaaaataaatatgataCAGATTCGGCTAAAATGGACTCTTGTAGTAGTAACTCCTTTGATAAGGAGAATCAAATGCTACAGCAAAGCAAGCAACAATTTcgtaaattaaattgtgttaaacGTAATGAAGAAGATGTAGTGGATTCCACTGAAAATATGGTAACGATGAAACATACATCACTCTATGCTTCAAGTactgaaaatttgcatatttcaaATAAGAACACTGAAAAGGCGGCTCAACCGGATAGTACGACAAATGACAAAGTCCAATTAACAAGACctcattttgaaatatctaaaCAAATGTTTAGGAGTAAatcttgtttaaaattaccccGACATGaaaaactgaagaaaaaacCATCGAAATTTCTGTCGGATTTAGTTCCCACCAACATTCAAAATTCTAAAAGTAAATATCggaatatcaaattaaattcaagatataataaaaagtcaACTATACAACAGTCAAAACGAAGAAGCAACGCAAAAAGACGTCATGGAAAATCAAACAATAACTTCACCATATACAAAAAACCacatttaattgatttacCAGATAAtccaacaaaaatttacgCAACATTGTCTCCAAATGATCCAAGAAGTAATTAcagaaataaagttatttccaATCCACATATCATTGGGAATAAGCGACGAAAGACGGAAGACTATCAGAATTATCATTCAAAAATGTGTGCTTCAAAAGTTAGAAAAGAAGAAACTCGGAAAAAATTGAGTTTGTTTGATATGAACCGGATAGGAAAAGGAAGGTGTAAAACAGAACCTTCGTTTTCCACTAATAAAAACAGTAAAATACATTTCGTGATGGAAACAACCGAAAGAGTAATGATTGATCACATTAAACCGTTTTCTATAAAAACTCCAGGGAAACATAaagcaaaattattaatacatcCAAAAGAATGCTACCAAAGAGCAACCATTTTAGAACCTATTAATGTCCAAAGCgagccaaaaataattaaaacaacacCGAACATTAAAGAGCTTACAACAAAATTCGTAGAATATATTACACTGTTTTGTTTAAcaactaaaaacataaaattaatttctacaTTTAATGGTGAAGATCAGACATTAATAAGCTACCTGGAAGGGGTGAAGAAAACATTTAGAAATAGTTGCAAGCTTATTCCATATTCAAATATTGACATCAAAGAAATCATTACGAAagtgcataaaaaaattattttggcgAATATTGGTTGTTCACAGTTGGACATTATATCTGCATTAAAAATTACGTTTGTTGATGTCGCTTATGGATTAGGTAAAGAAATTATGCGCTTATTAAAGGATAACTCggattctatttttattaaggaTGAAATGATTGATGATGATTGTGTAataattgatttcaaaaatg aagtCGATGTTTCTTCTACTACACCTACTTCGCCAAATATAATCCAATCACAAAACCAAATTGAAGAGTCCAACAACCAAATGGATATGCCGATTCTGGTTAATACAAATACaacaaataatataaatccagatacagtttctaatttaaacaaaGTGTTAACATCAAATCCACAAGTTGTTCAATTGCCAAGTTTGAATGATAAATACTCCAGTTGTCCTAGATTGCAAGAACCTCAAACAGtacattttgaatatattaatCAACCCAATAATAACAACCAGCAAACTGTGAATGGAACTTTTAATCCACATATAGCGTTTAATCAAATTGTTCCTCAACAACAAACGCTTCAACAGCAAACACATCAGCAAGTATCGTATCATTCTCCTGAATGTCAACCTCAACGTATCAATGAAGTGGTTTATCAATCTCATACACATAGAAACGTATACAATCAACAATTAGCAGCTTCCTCTCAAAACCAAAACATAACCCAAACAAATCCATTCGGAATGTCTGGTGGTATTGCTGTAAGAAAGGATTTATTTACGTTAAATTCGAGTCAACCCCTTCGTTCGAATTGTACTGCTCCACAAATACGTAAGAAAACCGGTCAGATGCAACGGAGTGTTCGGTCG ATGGACAACCTGAAGAATAGTTTGAACACTGCGCCATTATTGTTGTGTAGTACTTGCAATATGAGGGCGTTCTATAAATGTTCCTGCAAAAAAAAGATGTATTGTTCATTTAATTGTGAG AAAAAGGATTGGATTGCCCACAGATACGAACATATTTATCATTATCATAGAgtgtaa
- the LOC111414117 gene encoding uncharacterized protein, with translation MLKTLGYYLLEKSMRKYMIWPTSHGMRGYGVIILIVINLVWGFYPLITELMHYKTNFAKLLFHLELIAIGAIILFGNIQLLRNRRSLLEIIDSLSDFNHFGIPERIKFIEKNIKIILNIIHYGGFFIGYAMAYYVMFENNCAGIINTKDCFIIEYFVPHHLKQYEITLIMLFQIYFLGISMNVIFSGLLLYSYSMELLIARIEHLNNVIDNIHLNRNKKRNFKILRPIFLYHQDIFRMFDCVKGFFVSYIVPTKVCVIVCLTMSTTEFILEKNLISCWMIIMYFLTLFFFHTIGQRFITAVGSVNDAVCNLNWFDSDVSTRKDVLLLLCMSQHTVAMEVPLFGKLSHTAAAKEYKMVYGFCNWILTVMKQRIA, from the exons atgttgaaaacaCTCGGTTATTaccttttagaaaaaagtatgCGCAAATATATGATATGGCCCACCTCACACGGAATGAGAGGATACggagtaataattttaatagttataAATCTGGTTTGGGGTTTTTATCCCTTGATAACGGAACTTATGC ATTATAAGACGAATTTCGCAAAGCTACTGTTTCATTTGGAACTTATTGCGATAGGCGCTATAATTCTGTTTGGTAATATTCAGTTACTACGAAATCGACGTAGTTTGCTCGAAATAATTGATTCATTAAGTGATTTTAATCATTTCGGTATCCcagaaagaataaaatttattgaaaaaaatataaaaattatactaaATATTATTCATTACGGAGGATTTTTTATAGGATATGCTATGGCATATTATGTTATGTTCGAAAATAATTGTGCCGGTATTATAAATACTAaagattgttttattatcGAATATTTCGTTCCACATCATTTAAAACAGTAcgaaataacattaataatgttatttcaaatatattttttgggTATTTCAATGAATGTTATATTTTCTGGGTTGTTATTATATAGTTACTCGATGGAATTGTTAATCGCTCGAATAGAACACCTTAATAATGTAATCGATAATATACATTTGAAcagaaataagaaaagaaattttaaaattctgcGACCGATTTTCTTATATCATCAAGATATTTTCAG AATGTTTGACTGTGTTAAGGGATTCTTTGTCAGTTATATCGTGCCTACAAAAGTTTGTGTTATAGTTTGTTTAACTATGTCTACTACTGAATTTATTCTG gaaaagaatttaataagttGCTGGATGATTATTATGTACTTCTTAACGTTATTTTTCTTCCATACTATTGGACAAAGATTTATCACAGCg gTGGGTAGTGTTAACGATGcagtttgtaatttaaattggTTCGATTCGGATGTTTCAACACGTAAAGatgttttattgttgttgtgtATGAGCCAACATACAGTCGCCATGGAAGTCCCATTGTTCGGCAAATTATCACATACCGCAGCAGCTAAG GAATACAAAATGGTTTATGGTTTCTGCAATTGGATTTTAACCGTAATGAAACAACGAATcgcttaa